The following coding sequences are from one Leptolyngbya sp. CCY15150 window:
- a CDS encoding tetratricopeptide repeat protein: MPNAVTPLSAFISYSHRDEDFKDELVIHLATLKRQGKISAWQDRDIEAGAEWDSEIKQQLEAAELILLLITPRFLASDYCYDLEMQRAVERHNEGTARVIPIIVKPCDWQGTPFSKLQVVPKDAKPITKWDDQDEAFLNVVQSIRKAVESLQAKKPLGTTVEASPVVPDPSASGNPTASALPAPRASSPFSTYNPATFAGRDAETANLTARFQGHCRIVALVGMTGIGKTALGERVVATLMGSLLPSASLRQQEMGQQHESLPYCRFSLDNLSLTPDVASSGAALLRELGEEPTLADQQDPANLVEHILARLQSHPCRLQIDSLERLLRGNEQEGWSEFCDPLWLDLLQKFLAGTDCPSQLLLTSQDIPGDLDTVASRYPQFWHCEPLQGLNTDEQRTLFQNLGLTPTDADWGILQRIGAFYDGHPLVLQVIIEEIRQPPFSGNIARYWQHYEAEFTAAPAVTAHKLDRSRLFRRRVRQRVEQSIQRLPEPARQMLCASAVFRRPVPEKFWYAMLPNGDPQAAFDTLQDRHLVEYVSSPNNLLLIRQHHLIRSIAYALLKTDTPIWEAAERQAVHLWLNDYKPAPDAPNLETVRGYLEAFVHYCEVRDWDAAKAILLDQQIGLQLQSWGKYQEMLIYHHRLIDHLEPLDEVACQKWVGNAYYFLSQYSQATSHYQQSLNLAKEIDDKQGQWKALNNLGIVFQGLGQYAESIEYLQQTLDLAQEIGDRAGEGRALCGLGNAYTSLGQYERAIEFHQHSLTIAREIGDRQGEGNTLGNLGIAYNSLGQYER; the protein is encoded by the coding sequence ATGCCTAATGCGGTTACCCCCTTAAGTGCATTCATCTCCTACTCTCACCGGGATGAGGACTTCAAAGATGAACTGGTCATACACCTGGCAACCTTAAAACGCCAGGGCAAAATCTCTGCATGGCAAGACCGAGATATTGAAGCGGGAGCAGAATGGGACTCAGAAATCAAGCAACAGCTTGAAGCCGCAGAACTTATCTTGCTTCTGATTACACCCCGGTTTTTGGCGTCAGATTATTGCTATGACCTAGAAATGCAGCGCGCCGTAGAGCGCCACAACGAAGGCACCGCCCGCGTCATCCCCATCATCGTCAAACCCTGCGACTGGCAGGGCACCCCCTTCAGCAAGCTGCAAGTGGTGCCTAAGGATGCCAAACCCATTACGAAGTGGGATGACCAAGACGAAGCCTTTTTGAATGTGGTGCAGAGCATTCGTAAAGCGGTGGAGTCGCTCCAAGCAAAAAAGCCCTTGGGGACAACGGTTGAAGCATCTCCCGTTGTCCCAGATCCCAGCGCTAGTGGAAACCCTACGGCTTCTGCCCTGCCAGCCCCGCGCGCCTCATCACCCTTTTCCACCTATAACCCGGCGACCTTTGCAGGCCGCGACGCCGAAACTGCCAACCTCACCGCCCGCTTTCAAGGCCATTGCCGCATCGTTGCTCTGGTAGGGATGACGGGCATCGGCAAAACGGCCTTGGGAGAACGGGTGGTTGCGACCCTGATGGGGAGCTTGCTGCCTTCGGCTTCGCTCAGGCAGCAGGAGATGGGGCAGCAGCATGAAAGCTTGCCCTACTGCCGCTTCAGCTTAGATAATCTCAGCCTCACCCCCGACGTTGCCAGCAGCGGCGCGGCGCTTTTGCGGGAACTGGGCGAGGAACCAACCTTGGCGGATCAGCAAGACCCAGCCAACCTAGTGGAGCACATTCTCGCTCGGCTACAGAGCCACCCCTGCCGCTTGCAAATCGACTCGTTGGAGCGGTTGCTGCGGGGCAATGAACAGGAGGGCTGGAGTGAGTTTTGCGATCCCCTCTGGCTGGATCTGCTGCAAAAATTTCTGGCGGGTACCGACTGCCCCAGCCAACTGTTGCTCACCAGCCAAGACATCCCCGGCGACCTGGATACCGTAGCTTCGCGCTACCCCCAGTTTTGGCACTGCGAACCGCTCCAGGGCTTAAACACCGATGAACAGCGCACCCTGTTCCAAAACCTGGGGCTAACCCCCACCGATGCCGACTGGGGCATCCTCCAACGCATTGGGGCCTTCTACGATGGCCATCCCCTGGTGTTGCAGGTGATCATCGAAGAAATCCGCCAGCCGCCTTTTTCGGGCAACATCGCCCGCTATTGGCAGCACTACGAAGCAGAATTTACCGCCGCCCCTGCCGTGACAGCTCACAAGCTCGACCGCAGCCGCCTCTTCCGCCGCCGCGTTCGTCAACGGGTAGAGCAATCGATCCAACGCCTCCCCGAACCCGCCCGCCAAATGCTCTGCGCCAGCGCCGTCTTCCGCCGCCCTGTGCCTGAAAAGTTCTGGTACGCCATGCTCCCCAATGGCGACCCGCAAGCGGCCTTTGACACCCTCCAAGATCGCCACTTGGTGGAATATGTCTCCAGCCCTAACAATCTACTGTTGATTCGCCAACACCACCTGATCCGGTCTATTGCCTATGCCCTGCTCAAAACCGACACCCCAATCTGGGAAGCTGCCGAACGCCAAGCTGTCCACCTCTGGCTGAACGACTACAAACCCGCCCCCGATGCACCCAACCTGGAAACCGTGCGCGGTTATCTAGAGGCTTTTGTTCACTACTGCGAAGTCAGAGACTGGGACGCTGCAAAAGCTATCTTGTTAGACCAGCAAATCGGACTCCAGCTTCAAAGCTGGGGCAAGTATCAGGAAATGCTCATCTATCATCATCGCTTGATAGATCATCTAGAGCCTTTAGATGAAGTGGCTTGTCAGAAATGGGTTGGAAATGCCTATTACTTTTTAAGTCAGTACTCCCAAGCAACTTCTCACTACCAGCAAAGCTTAAATCTGGCTAAAGAAATTGATGATAAACAAGGACAGTGGAAGGCTCTCAACAACTTGGGTATTGTATTTCAAGGACTAGGACAATATGCTGAATCGATTGAATATCTTCAGCAAACTCTTGATCTTGCACAAGAAATTGGCGATCGCGCGGGAGAAGGCCGTGCTTTATGCGGTCTGGGAAATGCGTACACCAGTCTGGGTCAGTATGAGCGTGCGATCGAATTCCATCAGCACTCCCTGACGATCGCGCGGGAGATTGGCGATCGCCAGGGAGAAGGCAATACTTTAGGCAATCTGGGGATTGCGTACAACAGTCTGGGTCAGTATGAGCGT
- the gltB gene encoding glutamate synthase large subunit, which translates to MGNTGGVQFGQQHLSPDPGYAGQRWLVEERDACGVGFVADQQGRASHGLITTTLGALTCMEHRGGCSADRDSGDGAGLMTALPWKMLQRWMQTADLSCPADLASVGVGMTFFPRLPAAIDLARPVIEQVVADAGLTFLDWRLVPVKPEVLGAQALANRPHVEQFLVQSSDTQGDELERQLYLVRKQIERAIAALVTPATDASLASALGEFYICSLSSRTIVYKGMVRSAVLGEFYLDLQDADYESAFAIYHRRFSTNTMPKWPLAHPMRLLGHNGEINTVLGNINWMMAREADLHHPAWGDRLEALKPVVNADNSDSATLDNVMELLVRSGRTPLQSVMILVPEAYKDQPALADHPEIVDYYEYYSGIQEPWDGPALIVFSDGKLVGASLDRNGLRPARYSITRDGYIVVSSEAGVVDLPEADIVEKGRLGPGQAIAVDLQNHEILKNWDIKQRVAQSQPYGQWLKENRVDLTPQPFVDSLQLEDGDLLRQQMAFGYSSEDVEMIVEAMASQAKEPTFCMGDDVPLAVLSTKPRLLYDYFKQRFAQVTNPAIDPLRESLVMSLTIQLGARGNLLEAKPDYARLLKLESPVLNETELEQVRTSGFKTANLSTLYTLTGPQGLAQAVEALCQQADDAVKAGCEILILSDRLSGDGQPGSLSEDCSYIPPMLAVGAVHHHLIREGLRMKASLVVDTAQCWSTHHFACLVGYGASAVCPYLAWETVRQWWASSKTQNMMARGRLDAIDMGQAQANYRKALEAGLLKILSKMGISLLTSYHGAQIFEAIGIGSELLDLAFRGTASRLGGLTVADLAQEIASFHQRAFPELSQKKLENMGFFNYKPGGEYHMNSPEMAKALHKAVGEKSYDHYQVYQQYLEERPLTALRDLLDVKSDRPSISIDEVDSVETIVQRFCTGAMSLGALSREAHETLAIAMNRLGGKSNSGEGGEDPARYRTIDDVDETGHSSHFPHLQGLRNGDTASSAVKQIASGRFGVTPEYLATAQQLEIKVSQGAKPGEGGQLPGKKVSPYIAMLRRSKAGVPLISPPPHHDIYSIEDLEQLIFDLHQINPNAKVSVKLVAEVGIGTVAAGVAKANADVIQISGHDGGTGASPLSSIKHAGVPWELGVTEVHRVLMENQLRDRVLLRADGGMKTGWDVLMAALMGAEEYGFGAVSMIAEGCIMARICHTNNCPVGVATQQEKLRKRFTGTPEHVVNFFYFVAEEVRSLLARLGYRSLSEIIGRADLLTPRAGALPTKTQALNLDCLIHLPDTREDRQWLKHEDVHSNGPVLDDQLLADAAIQAAIAHQSTATYQSPVVNTDRTVGTRLAGAIAKRYGDTGFEGQITLNFQGSAGQSFGAFNLPGMTLVLTGEANDYVGKGMHGGEIVVKPSAAITYNPSENVIVGNTCLYGATGGTLYAYGQAGERFAVRNSKGQAVIEGAGDHCCEYMTGGVIVVLGAIGRNIGAGMTGGLAYILDEDGSVPVKVNPEIVKLQRVVTAAGAQQLKSMIQTYADHTGSDRAAKILSNWEHYLPQFWQVVPPSEADSPETNPNISDVKELTSVQ; encoded by the coding sequence ATGGGAAATACAGGTGGAGTTCAATTCGGTCAGCAGCATCTATCCCCCGACCCTGGCTATGCCGGGCAGCGGTGGCTCGTGGAGGAACGAGACGCCTGCGGGGTGGGTTTTGTTGCCGATCAACAGGGGCGAGCCAGCCATGGGCTGATCACCACGACCCTGGGCGCATTGACCTGTATGGAACACCGGGGTGGCTGTAGTGCCGATCGCGACTCGGGCGATGGCGCTGGGCTGATGACGGCCCTTCCTTGGAAGATGCTGCAGCGCTGGATGCAAACCGCAGACCTAAGCTGTCCCGCCGATCTGGCCAGCGTGGGCGTAGGCATGACCTTTTTCCCACGGCTGCCCGCGGCCATTGATCTGGCTCGGCCGGTGATTGAGCAGGTGGTCGCCGATGCAGGGCTGACCTTCTTGGACTGGCGCTTGGTGCCAGTGAAGCCGGAGGTGCTGGGAGCCCAAGCCTTAGCCAACCGTCCCCATGTAGAACAGTTCCTCGTGCAGTCGTCAGACACCCAGGGGGATGAACTGGAGCGGCAGCTCTACCTGGTTCGCAAACAGATCGAACGGGCGATCGCTGCCTTGGTCACGCCAGCGACAGATGCCAGCTTAGCCAGTGCCCTAGGTGAGTTCTACATCTGCTCCCTGTCGTCCCGCACCATCGTCTACAAAGGCATGGTGCGATCGGCGGTGCTGGGCGAGTTCTACCTAGACCTGCAGGATGCCGACTATGAAAGCGCCTTTGCCATCTACCACCGGCGCTTTAGCACCAACACCATGCCCAAGTGGCCCCTAGCTCACCCCATGCGTCTGCTGGGGCACAACGGCGAAATCAACACGGTCTTGGGCAACATCAACTGGATGATGGCCCGGGAAGCAGACCTGCACCATCCCGCTTGGGGCGATCGCCTAGAAGCCCTAAAGCCAGTGGTGAATGCCGACAACAGCGACTCGGCCACCTTGGATAACGTCATGGAGCTGCTGGTGCGATCGGGACGGACGCCGCTGCAGTCGGTGATGATCCTAGTGCCGGAAGCCTATAAGGATCAGCCGGCCCTGGCCGACCATCCCGAAATTGTGGACTACTACGAATACTACAGCGGCATCCAAGAACCTTGGGATGGCCCAGCCTTGATTGTCTTCAGCGACGGCAAGCTGGTGGGTGCGTCGCTGGATCGCAACGGTCTCCGTCCGGCTCGCTACAGCATCACCCGCGACGGCTATATTGTGGTGTCTTCCGAAGCTGGCGTGGTGGATCTGCCAGAGGCGGACATCGTGGAAAAGGGACGTTTGGGCCCAGGGCAAGCGATCGCTGTCGATTTGCAGAACCATGAAATCCTCAAAAACTGGGATATTAAGCAACGGGTGGCCCAAAGCCAGCCCTACGGACAATGGCTCAAGGAGAATCGAGTCGATCTGACACCCCAACCCTTCGTAGATAGTCTGCAGCTTGAGGATGGCGATTTGCTGCGCCAGCAGATGGCCTTTGGCTACTCCAGCGAAGACGTGGAAATGATCGTGGAAGCCATGGCGTCCCAAGCCAAGGAGCCTACTTTCTGCATGGGCGATGACGTGCCCCTGGCGGTGCTGTCCACCAAGCCACGCCTGCTCTACGACTACTTTAAGCAGCGGTTTGCCCAGGTTACCAACCCCGCCATCGATCCCCTGCGGGAAAGTTTGGTGATGTCCCTGACGATTCAACTAGGGGCGCGGGGCAATCTTCTAGAAGCGAAGCCCGACTATGCTCGCCTGCTGAAGCTGGAATCACCGGTGCTCAACGAGACTGAGCTGGAGCAAGTGCGCACCTCTGGCTTCAAAACAGCCAATCTTTCTACCCTCTACACCTTGACCGGCCCCCAAGGTTTGGCCCAGGCCGTTGAAGCCCTCTGTCAGCAAGCCGATGATGCGGTGAAGGCCGGCTGTGAGATTTTGATTTTGAGCGATCGCCTCTCTGGAGATGGACAACCGGGCTCCCTGAGTGAAGACTGCAGCTATATTCCGCCCATGCTCGCCGTCGGCGCAGTCCACCACCATCTGATCCGCGAAGGGCTGCGCATGAAAGCATCCCTGGTGGTCGATACAGCTCAATGCTGGAGCACCCATCACTTTGCCTGCTTGGTGGGCTATGGAGCCAGCGCCGTCTGTCCTTACCTGGCCTGGGAAACCGTTCGCCAATGGTGGGCAAGTTCCAAGACCCAGAACATGATGGCCCGGGGACGCTTGGACGCCATTGATATGGGCCAAGCTCAGGCCAATTACCGCAAGGCGCTGGAAGCTGGACTGCTGAAGATTCTCTCTAAGATGGGCATCTCGCTGTTGACCAGCTACCACGGCGCGCAGATTTTTGAAGCCATTGGCATTGGCAGCGAGCTGCTGGATCTGGCCTTCCGGGGTACGGCGTCGCGATTGGGTGGTCTGACCGTGGCTGACCTGGCCCAGGAGATTGCATCATTCCATCAGCGGGCGTTCCCAGAGCTGAGCCAGAAAAAGCTGGAAAATATGGGCTTCTTTAACTACAAGCCCGGTGGTGAATACCACATGAATAGTCCGGAAATGGCCAAGGCGCTGCATAAGGCAGTGGGAGAAAAGAGCTATGACCATTACCAGGTCTATCAACAGTATCTGGAAGAGCGGCCGTTGACGGCTCTACGGGATCTGCTGGACGTGAAGAGCGATCGCCCTTCTATTTCCATCGATGAGGTTGATTCCGTAGAAACCATTGTGCAGCGCTTCTGCACCGGGGCGATGTCCTTGGGTGCCTTGTCCCGTGAAGCCCATGAAACCTTGGCGATCGCCATGAACCGATTGGGCGGCAAGTCCAATTCGGGTGAAGGCGGAGAAGATCCGGCCCGCTATCGCACCATTGACGACGTGGATGAAACCGGGCATTCCAGCCACTTCCCCCACCTTCAAGGCCTACGCAATGGCGATACGGCCAGCTCCGCCGTCAAGCAGATTGCCTCTGGACGCTTTGGGGTGACGCCGGAATATCTGGCCACGGCTCAGCAACTGGAAATCAAAGTCTCTCAAGGCGCTAAACCCGGCGAAGGCGGTCAGCTTCCTGGCAAAAAGGTCAGTCCTTACATTGCCATGCTGCGGCGCTCCAAGGCTGGAGTACCCTTGATTTCCCCACCGCCCCACCACGACATTTATTCCATTGAAGACCTGGAACAGTTGATTTTTGACCTCCATCAAATTAATCCGAACGCGAAGGTCTCCGTGAAACTCGTGGCGGAAGTCGGTATTGGTACCGTCGCCGCTGGGGTAGCCAAAGCCAATGCCGATGTCATCCAAATCTCTGGGCATGACGGCGGTACCGGTGCTTCGCCCTTGAGTTCCATCAAACATGCCGGAGTGCCTTGGGAACTGGGGGTCACAGAGGTGCATCGCGTGTTGATGGAGAATCAACTGCGCGATCGCGTCCTGCTGCGGGCCGATGGCGGGATGAAAACCGGCTGGGATGTGCTGATGGCGGCGCTGATGGGCGCTGAAGAATATGGCTTTGGGGCCGTCTCGATGATTGCTGAAGGCTGCATCATGGCCCGCATCTGCCACACCAACAACTGCCCCGTCGGCGTCGCCACCCAGCAAGAAAAGCTGCGCAAGCGGTTCACCGGTACACCGGAGCATGTGGTCAATTTCTTCTACTTTGTGGCCGAAGAAGTGCGATCGCTCCTAGCGCGCCTCGGCTACCGCTCTCTCTCCGAGATCATCGGACGGGCCGATCTGCTCACGCCTCGGGCGGGCGCTCTGCCCACCAAAACCCAGGCCCTCAACCTCGACTGCCTGATCCATCTACCTGACACCCGCGAAGATCGGCAGTGGCTGAAGCATGAAGATGTTCATAGTAATGGCCCCGTGTTAGACGATCAACTGCTGGCGGACGCCGCAATCCAAGCCGCGATCGCCCACCAGTCTACCGCGACCTATCAATCTCCAGTGGTCAACACAGACCGCACCGTGGGCACTCGCCTAGCCGGGGCGATCGCCAAGCGCTATGGCGATACTGGGTTTGAAGGACAGATCACCTTGAATTTCCAGGGCAGTGCTGGGCAAAGCTTTGGAGCCTTCAACCTGCCGGGGATGACCCTCGTACTCACGGGCGAAGCCAATGACTATGTCGGTAAGGGCATGCATGGTGGCGAAATTGTCGTTAAACCATCGGCAGCCATCACCTACAACCCATCTGAAAACGTGATCGTCGGCAATACCTGCCTCTATGGCGCAACCGGCGGCACCCTCTATGCCTACGGGCAGGCAGGGGAACGGTTTGCCGTGCGTAACTCCAAGGGACAAGCGGTCATTGAAGGCGCAGGTGACCACTGCTGCGAATATATGACCGGCGGTGTGATTGTGGTTCTAGGCGCGATCGGGCGCAACATCGGCGCTGGGATGACCGGCGGTTTAGCCTACATTCTCGATGAAGATGGCTCGGTACCCGTGAAGGTGAACCCAGAGATCGTCAAACTGCAGCGGGTGGTCACCGCCGCCGGTGCGCAGCAACTGAAGTCGATGATTCAAACCTATGCTGATCACACAGGGAGCGATCGCGCTGCCAAGATCCTCAGCAACTGGGAGCATTACTTACCTCAGTTCTGGCAAGTCGTACCGCCCTCGGAAGCCGATAGCCCAGAAACCAATCCCAACATCTCGGACGTGAAGGAACTCACCTCAGTGCAGTAG
- a CDS encoding phosphodiester glycosidase family protein, with translation MRFHSSSVSASLNRLLDSRLGRHSYASVLAALLGTFIMTGEVARPVFSQQVAVTSTPSWLPSSPQQSSLAPLEQEGNRIYLNGRTFVGGWSQRQQRIGLTDAALLEVLGAELLDSANPSVQPVQWYSDPTTQPLNLATWLTPTQRFLDITDLVSELNWQLAPNGTTLIITTPQSQVSGVRHSRQSWGDRIVVDLQQPASWQLQSGTGDLVLSVDAAADSAAVQAIATQLRSANSPVLGITTQGNQTTVRIRASSQTPDVWTLPNPDRLVVDLRSIAAPPRRIAWAPGMEWREDTVQLGSNQFPVVSLVVDPRLSEISLGPIWGNSSQMVGITPLVTATQEWGAIAAINAGFFNRNNFNPLGAIRQNGRWLSGPILNRGAIAWDDNGNVIMGRLALPQTATLSTGDRLAVLHLNSGYVQAGTSRYTPDWGPTYSPLIDNEVIVTVRGGQVVQQQPGGSAGSSAFPIPSDGYLLVVRSDSRVAASLSPGTMVQVDAAASPAAFDAYPHIVGAGPLLLQNRQVVLNAQAEGFSTAFIQERAVRSAIGVLSDGKLIMATMQNRVGGSGPSLTETAQIMQALGAIDALNLDGGSSTTLLLGNQVLNRPPSTVARVHNGIGVFLTPGN, from the coding sequence ATGCGTTTTCACTCCTCTTCTGTCTCTGCCTCTCTAAACCGCCTGCTAGACTCCCGGCTAGGGCGACATAGCTACGCATCGGTCTTGGCTGCCCTCCTCGGCACCTTTATCATGACAGGGGAAGTCGCCCGCCCCGTCTTCTCCCAGCAGGTTGCGGTCACCTCGACGCCCTCGTGGCTGCCGTCCTCGCCTCAGCAGTCTAGCCTGGCTCCGTTGGAACAGGAGGGAAACCGCATTTACCTAAATGGACGCACCTTTGTGGGGGGATGGAGCCAGCGGCAGCAGCGCATTGGCTTGACAGATGCGGCTCTTTTGGAGGTGCTGGGAGCAGAATTGCTTGATAGCGCTAATCCGTCGGTGCAGCCGGTGCAGTGGTATTCCGATCCCACGACCCAGCCCTTGAACTTGGCCACCTGGCTGACGCCTACCCAGCGATTTCTGGACATCACCGATCTGGTGAGTGAGCTGAATTGGCAACTGGCTCCTAACGGCACCACGCTCATCATCACCACGCCCCAGTCTCAGGTCTCCGGCGTGCGCCACAGTCGGCAAAGCTGGGGCGATCGCATTGTGGTAGACCTGCAGCAGCCCGCCTCTTGGCAACTGCAGTCGGGGACGGGCGACCTGGTGCTCTCTGTGGATGCTGCTGCCGACTCTGCGGCTGTGCAGGCGATCGCCACCCAACTCCGCAGCGCCAATTCTCCCGTGTTGGGCATCACCACCCAGGGGAACCAAACAACGGTGCGTATTCGGGCCTCGTCCCAAACCCCAGATGTATGGACATTGCCCAACCCCGATCGCTTGGTGGTAGACCTCCGCTCCATCGCTGCCCCACCTCGCCGCATTGCCTGGGCTCCGGGCATGGAATGGCGAGAGGACACTGTGCAGTTGGGCAGCAACCAGTTTCCGGTCGTGTCCTTGGTGGTCGATCCCCGTCTGTCCGAAATTTCCCTGGGGCCCATTTGGGGTAACTCATCCCAGATGGTGGGCATTACGCCCTTGGTGACGGCAACTCAGGAATGGGGGGCGATCGCTGCCATCAATGCTGGATTTTTCAACCGCAATAACTTCAACCCCCTGGGAGCCATTCGCCAAAACGGCCGCTGGCTCTCGGGGCCGATTCTCAACCGGGGGGCGATCGCCTGGGATGATAACGGTAATGTGATTATGGGTCGCCTGGCCCTGCCCCAAACGGCTACTTTGTCAACGGGCGATCGCCTGGCTGTGCTCCACCTCAACAGTGGCTATGTGCAGGCTGGCACCTCCCGCTACACACCCGACTGGGGCCCAACCTACAGTCCGCTCATTGATAACGAGGTCATCGTGACCGTGCGCGGTGGGCAAGTTGTTCAGCAGCAGCCAGGGGGCAGCGCCGGCAGTAGCGCCTTCCCGATTCCCAGCGACGGCTATCTACTGGTGGTGCGATCGGACAGCCGAGTCGCCGCTAGCCTATCTCCCGGCACGATGGTACAAGTTGATGCCGCCGCTAGCCCCGCCGCCTTTGATGCCTACCCGCACATTGTGGGTGCAGGGCCGCTGCTGCTGCAAAACCGGCAGGTGGTGCTGAATGCCCAAGCGGAAGGCTTTAGTACTGCTTTCATCCAAGAGCGGGCGGTGCGCAGCGCCATTGGGGTGTTGAGTGATGGCAAGCTGATCATGGCCACCATGCAAAACCGGGTTGGCGGCAGTGGGCCTAGCCTTACTGAAACCGCTCAGATTATGCAGGCTCTGGGAGCGATCGATGCCCTGAATCTTGATGGCGGTAGTTCCACGACGCTGCTGCTGGGCAATCAAGTGCTCAACCGTCCCCCGAGCACGGTGGCGCGGGTGCATAACGGTATCGGCGTGTTCCTCACCCCTGGCAACTAA